One segment of Strix aluco isolate bStrAlu1 chromosome 17, bStrAlu1.hap1, whole genome shotgun sequence DNA contains the following:
- the TNFRSF6B gene encoding tumor necrosis factor receptor superfamily member 6B isoform X1 gives MSPWMKMMLSGCSAKPTGFPSWLLRALGCDLLLFGIACSFPPFLCLGAPFLTGEVVSGRELSGWVSESWSRRSEALGVMPPRHVPSRRHLSQWTFAPLLLLLLPAELGSSAQPTYPWKDAVTHEKLTCQQCPPGTFVAQHCTRDRQTVCEPCPDLHYTQYWNYLEKCRYCNVICEEKQVEVQQCNSTHNRVCQCQEGYYSEMEFCIRHSECPPGSGVEKPGTPFENTQCRPCPRGFFSSSNSSTKPCQPHQDCEQQGKVTNVQGNKYHDTLCTSCKLGGSNSTQAPALGDDDCEQAMIDFVAYQNIPIRKLKRLQQILERSPKKQTLGTKAAVQEKFRTFLTQLKEGHYEVTKELLDALRAAKLHSIEEKVRERFLLD, from the exons ATGTCCCCATGG ATGAAGATGATGTTAAGCGGGTGCAGTGCAAAACCCACCGGATTCCCCAGCTGGCTGCTCCGGGCCTTAGGATGTGATTTGTTG ctgtttgGAATCGCTTGCAGCTTTCCCCCTTTTCTCTGCCTTGGGGCACCGTTCctgacaggagaggtggtgtcaGGGAGGGAACTCAGCGGCTGGGTTTCAG AGTCCTGGTCACGGCGCTCGGAAGCCCTCGGTGTGATGCCACCCCGCCACGTGCCGAGCCGAAGGCATCTGTCCCAG TGGACGTttgcccctctcctcctcctcctcctcccggctgAGCTCGGCTCCAGCGCCCAACCCACTTACCCATGGAAAGATGCTGTGACACACGAGAAGCTCACGTGCCAGCAGTGCCCGCCGGGGACCTTCGTGGCACAACACTGCACCAGGGACAGACAGACGGTGTGCGAGCCCTGCCCGGATTTGCACTACACACAGTACTGGAACTACCTGGAGAAGTGCCGGTACTGTAACGTCATCTGCGAGGAGAAGCAGGTGGAGGTGCAGCAGTGCAATTCCACCCACAACCGCGTCTGTCAGTGCCAGGAGGGCTACTACTCCGAGATGGAGTTCTGCATCAGGCACTCCGAGTGTCCGCCGGGCTCTGGCGTAGAGAAACCGG GTACCCCCTTCGAGAACACCCAGTGCCGCCCCTGCCCACGTggcttcttctcctcctccaactcCAGCACCAAGCCGTGCCAGCCACACCAGGACTGTGAGCAGCAGGGGAAGGTGACCAACGTGCAGGGCAACAAGTACCACGACACCCTCTGCACCTCCTGCAAACTGGGGGGAAGCAACAGCACACAGGCACCAG CTCTAGGAGACGACGACTGTGAGCAAGCCATGATCGACTTCGTGGCATATCAGAACATCCCCATCCGAAAGCTGAAGCGCCTGCAGCAAATCCTGGAGCGCTCGCCGAAGAAGCAGACACTGGGGACCAAGGCAGCCGTCCAGGAGAAGTTCAGGACTTTCCTCACCCAACTCAAAGAGGGGCACTACGAGGTCACCAAGGAGCTGCTGGACGCTCTGCGAGCTGCCAAGCTGCACTCCATCGAGGAGAAGGTCCGTGAGCGCTTCCTCCTGGACTGA
- the TNFRSF6B gene encoding tumor necrosis factor receptor superfamily member 6B isoform X2, with product MKSWSRRSEALGVMPPRHVPSRRHLSQWTFAPLLLLLLPAELGSSAQPTYPWKDAVTHEKLTCQQCPPGTFVAQHCTRDRQTVCEPCPDLHYTQYWNYLEKCRYCNVICEEKQVEVQQCNSTHNRVCQCQEGYYSEMEFCIRHSECPPGSGVEKPGTPFENTQCRPCPRGFFSSSNSSTKPCQPHQDCEQQGKVTNVQGNKYHDTLCTSCKLGGSNSTQAPALGDDDCEQAMIDFVAYQNIPIRKLKRLQQILERSPKKQTLGTKAAVQEKFRTFLTQLKEGHYEVTKELLDALRAAKLHSIEEKVRERFLLD from the exons ATGA AGTCCTGGTCACGGCGCTCGGAAGCCCTCGGTGTGATGCCACCCCGCCACGTGCCGAGCCGAAGGCATCTGTCCCAG TGGACGTttgcccctctcctcctcctcctcctcccggctgAGCTCGGCTCCAGCGCCCAACCCACTTACCCATGGAAAGATGCTGTGACACACGAGAAGCTCACGTGCCAGCAGTGCCCGCCGGGGACCTTCGTGGCACAACACTGCACCAGGGACAGACAGACGGTGTGCGAGCCCTGCCCGGATTTGCACTACACACAGTACTGGAACTACCTGGAGAAGTGCCGGTACTGTAACGTCATCTGCGAGGAGAAGCAGGTGGAGGTGCAGCAGTGCAATTCCACCCACAACCGCGTCTGTCAGTGCCAGGAGGGCTACTACTCCGAGATGGAGTTCTGCATCAGGCACTCCGAGTGTCCGCCGGGCTCTGGCGTAGAGAAACCGG GTACCCCCTTCGAGAACACCCAGTGCCGCCCCTGCCCACGTggcttcttctcctcctccaactcCAGCACCAAGCCGTGCCAGCCACACCAGGACTGTGAGCAGCAGGGGAAGGTGACCAACGTGCAGGGCAACAAGTACCACGACACCCTCTGCACCTCCTGCAAACTGGGGGGAAGCAACAGCACACAGGCACCAG CTCTAGGAGACGACGACTGTGAGCAAGCCATGATCGACTTCGTGGCATATCAGAACATCCCCATCCGAAAGCTGAAGCGCCTGCAGCAAATCCTGGAGCGCTCGCCGAAGAAGCAGACACTGGGGACCAAGGCAGCCGTCCAGGAGAAGTTCAGGACTTTCCTCACCCAACTCAAAGAGGGGCACTACGAGGTCACCAAGGAGCTGCTGGACGCTCTGCGAGCTGCCAAGCTGCACTCCATCGAGGAGAAGGTCCGTGAGCGCTTCCTCCTGGACTGA
- the TNFRSF6B gene encoding tumor necrosis factor receptor superfamily member 6B isoform X3 has product MPPRHVPSRRHLSQWTFAPLLLLLLPAELGSSAQPTYPWKDAVTHEKLTCQQCPPGTFVAQHCTRDRQTVCEPCPDLHYTQYWNYLEKCRYCNVICEEKQVEVQQCNSTHNRVCQCQEGYYSEMEFCIRHSECPPGSGVEKPGTPFENTQCRPCPRGFFSSSNSSTKPCQPHQDCEQQGKVTNVQGNKYHDTLCTSCKLGGSNSTQAPALGDDDCEQAMIDFVAYQNIPIRKLKRLQQILERSPKKQTLGTKAAVQEKFRTFLTQLKEGHYEVTKELLDALRAAKLHSIEEKVRERFLLD; this is encoded by the exons ATGCCACCCCGCCACGTGCCGAGCCGAAGGCATCTGTCCCAG TGGACGTttgcccctctcctcctcctcctcctcccggctgAGCTCGGCTCCAGCGCCCAACCCACTTACCCATGGAAAGATGCTGTGACACACGAGAAGCTCACGTGCCAGCAGTGCCCGCCGGGGACCTTCGTGGCACAACACTGCACCAGGGACAGACAGACGGTGTGCGAGCCCTGCCCGGATTTGCACTACACACAGTACTGGAACTACCTGGAGAAGTGCCGGTACTGTAACGTCATCTGCGAGGAGAAGCAGGTGGAGGTGCAGCAGTGCAATTCCACCCACAACCGCGTCTGTCAGTGCCAGGAGGGCTACTACTCCGAGATGGAGTTCTGCATCAGGCACTCCGAGTGTCCGCCGGGCTCTGGCGTAGAGAAACCGG GTACCCCCTTCGAGAACACCCAGTGCCGCCCCTGCCCACGTggcttcttctcctcctccaactcCAGCACCAAGCCGTGCCAGCCACACCAGGACTGTGAGCAGCAGGGGAAGGTGACCAACGTGCAGGGCAACAAGTACCACGACACCCTCTGCACCTCCTGCAAACTGGGGGGAAGCAACAGCACACAGGCACCAG CTCTAGGAGACGACGACTGTGAGCAAGCCATGATCGACTTCGTGGCATATCAGAACATCCCCATCCGAAAGCTGAAGCGCCTGCAGCAAATCCTGGAGCGCTCGCCGAAGAAGCAGACACTGGGGACCAAGGCAGCCGTCCAGGAGAAGTTCAGGACTTTCCTCACCCAACTCAAAGAGGGGCACTACGAGGTCACCAAGGAGCTGCTGGACGCTCTGCGAGCTGCCAAGCTGCACTCCATCGAGGAGAAGGTCCGTGAGCGCTTCCTCCTGGACTGA